Sequence from the Gemmatimonadota bacterium genome:
ATCGGCCAGGCGGCGCAGCATCGCGAGCTGGCCCGCGTGCGTCATCGCGTCCGCGAAGGGCCCTTGAAGCATGCGCTCGGGCGTGGTCTCGCGAAAGGGAGTTCCCCGCTCCAGGTGTCGCGCGAGATCCCCGATCGTGCAGTGGAACCGCTCGACCTCCTCCGCCATCGTCGGCAGAGGCTTCGGCCGATACGCCCCGCCCTCGAAGAACGTGCGTGCGTAGCCCAATACGCTGGACATGTGGCGCAGGATTTCGCGGGGTGACCGGACCTGGTTGCCCGCCTCGAAGTCCGCGTACGAGTCGGGCGCGCCGCGCAGAGCCTTCTGCGTGCGGTAGGCCAGCGCCGCCAGAAAGTGGCGCAGCACGAGGCGCTTATCGTCCATGTCCGTCCTTCCGGCACACGAACAGTGGCTGGTCATCCCCCGGCAGGCGGCACCGTCGCCGTTCCGCGGAACCCGTCTCCACTTCACTCGGGCGGACCACCTCGACCGCAAACCCCGCGCCCCTCAGTCGCCCGATGACGTCCGGCCCGTAGCGGCGCACGTGGTCCTCTTGGCCGAACAGGCGCAGGCGCTCCGACGGCGACGTGACCGAGGGGTCTTCGAACGTCTCGGGGGCGGCGATGGGCACACCGATCACGGCCCAGCCCCCGGGCGCGAGGACGCGGAAGAACTCGGCCATGGCCGCGCCGTCGTCCGGCACATGCTCGAGCACGTGGCTGCACCAGATGCCATCGAAAGAGTCATCCGGGCGGTCGATGCGGGCGATGTCCATCGTTGCCATGGCCTTGCCCGGACGGATGTCGGCGGACAGGTAATCGCCCTCGGACCAGGAGCGCAGAATGCCGGCCACGCTCGCCTCCGGCGCGACGTGGAGCAGGCGTAGCGGTTGCGCGTGCCGTAGGTCGCTCCGAGCGCGCAGGAACAGCGCGGCGAACCGGTCCCTTTCGCGCGCGCCGCACGCCGGGCACT
This genomic interval carries:
- a CDS encoding methyltransferase domain-containing protein, giving the protein MKRALRRLYYRGAAVHCPACGGSFRRFRPAGTPPRPNAKCPACGARERDRFAALFLRARSDLRHAQPLRLLHVAPEASVAGILRSWSEGDYLSADIRPGKAMATMDIARIDRPDDSFDGIWCSHVLEHVPDDGAAMAEFFRVLAPGGWAVIGVPIAAPETFEDPSVTSPSERLRLFGQEDHVRRYGPDVIGRLRGAGFAVEVVRPSEVETGSAERRRCRLPGDDQPLFVCRKDGHGR